ATCGAGGAGGTAAACTCTTGAAAAATATAAGAGATGTTGCAAAAAAAGCAAATGTATCTATTGCAACTGTTTCACGAGTAATTAATGGTCATGATAATGTTTCTGAAAAAACAAAGAAAAAAGTTTTAAAAGCTATGAGAGATTTAAATTATAGGCCTGCTCCTTCATATAGGAACACCAGATTATTTAAAACCATTGCAATATTAATTCCCAATCTTAAAAACTCTCATTATGGCGAAATAGTAATGGGTGTAGAAAGTGCTGCCAGAGAAAATGGTTTTGATTTGTTTATTTCAATAACAAGTGAAAATCCTGATATGGAATATGAAAGTATAGAAAACTTTTTTGAAAGAAAAATTGATGGTATTATTTTATCAGAATTTTTTATAGAAAAAGAAAAACTTGAAAAATTTCAAAAACTAAATATTCCTATTGTTATTGCAGATTTTAAGGATGACTCTGTATTTTTAGACTCTGTTAATACTGATAATTTTAACGGAGCATATAAAGCTATGCAATTTTTATATGATAATGGGCATAGAAATATATTACATATCCCAGGTCCAAACTGGTCGCCTGCTGCACGAGATAGAATTAATGGAATTAATGAATTTATAAAAAATAATAATGATGTAAAAATATCATTTACATCCAATAGAGGATATTTCCCTAATGCAGGAAGAATCGCAATAAAAAACTATTTGAAAGATAAAGGATTGAATTTTACTGCTATATTTGCAGTAAATGATTTAATAGCAGTTTCTGTAATAGATGAATTAAAAAGACAAAATATAAATGTTCCAGAAGATGTTTCAGTTATAGGTTTTGATGATTCACCTATAGCAGAATATTTTTATCCTTATTTAACA
Above is a genomic segment from Marinitoga sp. 38H-ov containing:
- a CDS encoding LacI family DNA-binding transcriptional regulator; translation: MKNIRDVAKKANVSIATVSRVINGHDNVSEKTKKKVLKAMRDLNYRPAPSYRNTRLFKTIAILIPNLKNSHYGEIVMGVESAARENGFDLFISITSENPDMEYESIENFFERKIDGIILSEFFIEKEKLEKFQKLNIPIVIADFKDDSVFLDSVNTDNFNGAYKAMQFLYDNGHRNILHIPGPNWSPAARDRINGINEFIKNNNDVKISFTSNRGYFPNAGRIAIKNYLKDKGLNFTAIFAVNDLIAVSVIDELKRQNINVPEDVSVIGFDDSPIAEYFYPYLTTIRQFRWDIGYTAAKLLIEKILNPKSTLPRKILIPTELIIRDSVKKIN